The genomic stretch CAGTCAGGCCGCAGTGACGATCAGTGCCGGGAAGCCCGACTTCGTCCACGGCGTGCTCGACATGGTAAACGAGAACGACGGGTGGCTGAACCTGTTGTTCCGCGCGGAGTACGGCTACTGGTTCCGGCTGGTCGCACCGGGGTTCGTCGCCTCCGGTTTCGACATCCCACTGCCGGGGACGACCTGCTTCTTCGACCGAGAAGTGTTGACGGAGGTGGCCGCCCGCCGCGTCGAGCGGCTCGGTGAGACCTGGACAGAAGAAGCGCGGACACAGGCACGTGAGCTGGGTATCGGTGCCGTGAAGCCGTGGGACCCGACGAACGTGACGGAGGATTTCGAGATCGGCTTGATCCTCAGTTCGTACGGGTTCGACGCCGGATACGTTCCCGCGGTGACGCGAGAGGAGTCACCGCTCGAACTCAACGACTGGATTGAACAGCGTACTCGTTGGCAGAAAGGGAAGGTGTTCACCTTCCTCCGCTACCGGAAGAGTCTCCCGAAGGGAATCAACCACAAGTTCCACTTCCTGTATCAGTCACTGTTGCCACATCTCGGGCCGATCAACATCAGTGCCGTCGTGATCATCTTCATCCTCTCGCGGCTGTTGGCCTACGAGCCGCTCCCGATCGTCCGGATCGTGCTCAGCCTCGGGTTGGCGTTCATGGTGATCGCGGCCGGGGCCACTCTGGTCGGTTACTGGCTGGCTTCCGACGCACCGCGGCGAACGCGTCTGCGTCGGTCCGTCATCGTCGCGGTGGGGCTGTTCCCGTACTGGGTACTCCAGTGGGGTGCAGACCTCCGTGCGCTTCACCGGACGTATCTCGGCCGGTTCCACTGGGAGCACACGACACATCTCGGGCGGAACCTGACGGAGTCGATAACCGAGTCACGGCGGGACACCGAGTTCGACCCGACGTACACCCTCGATGGACTGCACCGAGAGCTGCTCTTGGCCGTTGTTCTCGTCGGTGCCGTTCTGCTCCGGCTCCCGCGGCTGGGGACCCAGAGCCTTTGGACCGACGAGATCTACTCCGTCGCCGTCCGTGCGAGCCTCTCGGTTCCGGACCTGCTCGTGATGCCGCAGGATCCCCATCCGCCGCTGTACTATCTCCTGTTGCGGGGGTGGATGACCGTGTTCGGGACGTCACCCGGGGCCGTGCGGGCATTCTCGGTGCTCTGTTCCGTCGCAGCTGTGTATGTCGCGTACTCGCTCGCGACGCGGCTGTTCGACGACCGGACCGGTCTCGTCGTCGCCGCGTTACTGGCGGTCTCGGTCTTCCACATCCACGTCGGGCGGACGGCACGGATGTACGCTCTCTTCGTGTTCCTCACGACAGTGTCGTGGTACAGCCTGCTCGACGTGCGAACCGGGAGTCTGCTCCAGCGCGCCGGCTACGCGGTCGCGACGGCGGCAGTCCTGTACGTCCACGTCTTCGGCGTGTTCGTCGTCGCAGCCCAGTGGGCGTATCTCGCCGTCAGTGCTCCGCCGTCCGGTGACCGCGGTCCGGAGCGACGGGCGGTCGCCGGAGTCGGGGTCCTGTCGCTGCCGTTGGTATATCTCTTCGGACAGGTCGTCTACCGGATGGCGACGTCGACCGGCCCGTCGCTCGACTGGATTCCGGCACCGACCGCCGACCTGCTGAGTCGAATCGGCCTGTTGTACGCGGGCTATCCGGAGATCTACCCGATTCTGGGTGGGAGCGTCGAAACACGGATGATCGCCACCGTGGTCGCGGTCCTCTTTCTCGTCGCTATCGCGTTCAGTATCTTCGAGTACGACGGCGAGAACGGCTTCGAACTCTCGCCGCCGCGGGCGAACGCACAGATGCTCGCGCTGGCGGTTGTCCCGATCGGTGGGCCGCTGTTGGTCTCGCTGCTGTACGAGCCGGTGTTGGTACCCCGGTATACGATCCCTGCGACCGTCGGCGTGTTCGTTCTCGTCGCCAACGGGCTGACGAACGTGCCGGTCCGGTCCGGACGGATCGCCACGGTGGCCGTCGTCCTCGTCGGTCTCCTGGCGATGGGCGGGGTGTATCACTCAACGGATTCGTTCGAGGACTGGCAGGGGGCGGCGAACGCCATCGAGACCGAGGCGTCCGACACCGACGCCATCGTCTACCAGCCTCAGTGGACCGACACGGACGTCGAGTACTACTACGACGGCCCGGCACTGACCTCGTACCGGCTCCCGCCCGACGACGGCGACCTCTCGGCCGCCGACCGCGGAAGGCTACGGGAGGTCGTCACCACTCACGAGCAGTTCTGGTACGTACAGTACGGTGCCCCGTACGACGCACCGACGAGTCGGTGGCTTCGGGAAAACGCCGCACAGGAATCGGTTCAGGAGTTCGGAATCGTCACCGTCTACCGGTTCACCGTCCCGGAGGAGCCGGACCGCACACAAGGGGTTTCGGAGACGCCACGGACGGGCGAATCCTGAGACGGCCGACGAGCGAGGCGGCCACGTCGGTCACCGGGGCAGGGAGAACTATGTCCGTCCGGTCCAAAGGGAGGATGAGAAGCGGACACACGGCGCGTCGGCGAACCGCAGCCGTGGACAGTTCACCGACACATGAGCCTCCCAGATCCAGCCGTCGTCGACGCCGCGCTACGCCGTCTCGACACTGACTCGCTCGTCGCCCTCGCCGCCGACCTGTGGGCCGCCCGCGGCTTCGACGTCGCTCGCGACGGGAGCCGCCTCGTCGTCGACGGCGACACCGTGGTCTGGGTCGTCGGCGACCGTCGAGTCGGCAGTCCGACCGTCCCGGCCGGCTCGGTCGACGTCGTGCTCGCGCCGGGGGCTGGCCGTACCGCACGGCGCGTCGCGGACGAGGCGGACGCTCGCCTCGTCGCCGCCGCCGGGCTTCGCGAGATGCTCTGGTACGCCGTCGAGCGGCCCGTCTGGCGGACGCTCTGTGCGGAGCATCTCGGCGCGGCACCGGAGGCACTCACCCCGCCGCTGTCGACGCGGCTGCGTGCTGCCGGGCGCGACGCTGCCGACACGGCCGAGGCGTCGCTCGCCCGCGTCACAGCGGTGCCGTCACCGGCCGTCGCTGTCGTCGCCGTAATCCTCCTCGTTGCCAGCGTCGGGCTGGTCGCGCCCGGCCTGACCGGGACGGGTGACTCCGGCGGCGAGTTCGGCGCGCTCGGCAGTCTCGGCGGCTTCGGCGGCGGGGACGCCAGTACCGGAAGCGAGGAGGCGTCGGGCGCGAGGGCCGAACCGACCGAAGCGACCGGGACTCCCGCGTCGGACGCGGCCGGGAGCGACAGTGGCGACGGAGAGGCGTCGGTAGCCGGGGACGATGGAGAGGCGTCGATAGCCGGTGTCGAGTCGATACCGGGAGTGACGCGCAACGGAATCGAGAACCTGAGTGCGTTCACCGCTGCACACAGCCGCAGCGTCGCGAACCGGTCGTACACGCTCTGGTTCGACAGCTACCGGCAGGACGTCGGCCGCCCGGAGACGCGCGTCCAGGGGGACGTCGACATCCAGGTGGAGGGCGAACGGTATCTGCTCGTCAGCGAAATCGAGAGGAACGGGACGCGGACGCGGGTCGGCCGAGTCTACTACGACGGCGAGGGGTGGTACGTGAGCGAACCGGATGACGGGGACGGGACGGACGGGTCGGGAGCGACGAACGAGTCGGGACCGGCGAACGCGACGGGCAACGGCACGGCAGACTGGCGACCCGCCGAGTCGAGCGAGACCGCCAGCATCGGTCCGAGTCCGTTCGACTACCGGGAGTTCGGTCTCGAACGGTATCTCGCGACACCGAACACGGTGGTCGCGGCGCGTCTGGAGGGTGACGACGGCCGCACCCGGTACCGTATCATCGGCGACGGGACGCCCTCTGGCCCCTTCGCCACGCAGATGACCGAGTACAGCGTCGTCGCCATCGTCGACAGCGAGGGCTTCGTCAGCGACCTCACCGTCGAATACCGCATCGAGGCGAAACAGCCCTACCGGGTCCGCTTCGAGTGGACCTACGGTCGGCTCGGCGAGACGACAGTCGAGTTGGGGAACGAGACGCTCGGGTCGCAAAACGAGACGGTCGAAGCGGTCAAAGCGGTCCAGACGGGAGCGGCCACGCCAGCAATCGAGACGGAGCCGACCGCCACAGCGGTCGTGTCGCGTGGTGCAGCGGCCGACGTGACGTGGCCGGTGTAGAGCTCTATAGAGCGCAAGAGCGCGAGAGCGCGATTCTCGGTCGCTCAGCGGAACGGTGCGGCGGGCCGCGACACTTTCTCGCGCAGCGTGCGGAACTGTGACTCGGCGGTGTCGACGCGGTTGCGCATCTCCTCGACCTTCGTCTCGGCGCGCTTGTACTCGGTGATGTCGCGGGCGAACAGCGAGACGCCGTCGTCAGCGGGGTAGGCGACGACGGAGATCCAGCGGTCCAACGGCGGGTAGTGTGCCTCGAACGTCCGGGACTCGCCGTCGTCGACGGCGGCGCGCAGCCCCGCCCCGAACGCCCGTTCGGTGAGCGCGGGCAGCGTCTCCCCGAGCGGGCGGCCGACGACGTCGTCGGCCGTGCAGTCGAAGAGTGTCTCGGCCGGGGAGTTGAGATACGTCACCGTCCAGTCGGCGTCGACGGCGAGGAAGCCGTCGCTGATACGCTCGTAGAGTTGGCGGACGCGTGCCTCGGCCTCCTGGGCGGCGCGGGCGGCGCGGTCGTTGGCGACGAGCGTCTGCACCCGGTTCCGGAGGAAGAGAAACGCCTTGTCGGTCCCCTTCTGGAGGTAGTCGGTGACGCCAGCGTGGATGGCTTCGGCGGCGACGCGCTCGCTCCCGTGGCCCGTGAAGAAGACGACCGGGAGGTCCGAATCGAACTCTCTGAGGGCCGTCAGAAACGCCAGCCCGTCCATCTCGTCCATCTGGTAGTCGGAGACGACACAGTCGATGCCGCCGTCTCGGAGCCGTTCGAGAGCCGCCTCGGCGTCAGTTTCGGTCTCGACGACCAGCTCCTCGTGGACTTCGAGCGTCGCCTTCGACAGGTCGAGGAAGGCCTCGTCGTCATCGACGTGGAGCACGGTGATCGGCGCGTCCTGCTGAGAAAACATACCCTCCACATTGTCGCCAGAGGAGATTAACGTTGCTACGAATCAACCGCATGACACCACGTGCCGGGTCGAAAGAACGAACGGATTGACAGAATGACTGGATTCACGGAATAAACGGACTCGCGGAGCGAACAGGTCCGTGGAGCGTCGCGACCGACGGAACGAACGAATTTGCGGAGTAACGGCCGCGAACGGCCGTTTCAGGGTCAGAGGTGCGTCGCTGGCGACGGCCGCTCAGCGGAAGTCCTCGACGAACCGTTCGGGCAGTCGGTCGAGGACGTGCGTCGGCAGCGCGGCGACGACGCGTTCGGCGACGGCGACGAGCGGCTTTCTGAGCAGCGCGTAGACCGCAGAGACCGCGAGGGCGACGACCACGGCCGACTGGACCGGGCCGTCGAAGACGGCGAGCGGGAGCGCGGCGAACGTCCCGGCGAGCAGGAGGTCCTCGGGCGCGCCGTCGTAGCGGATCCACCGTCGCGGCGGGACCCACCGACCCCGGAAGTGGTCGTAGACCGCGCGGTCGGAGGTGCCCTGCCACGGTTTCAGTTCGAGGCCGCCGCCGAAGGCGTCCATCACGGAGTGGAGGGCCGCGCCGGCGAGAAACAGCGCGACCGCGACCGACAGCGTCGTCGGCACGGCGAGCGCGAGCACCGTCGCCGGGACTGCGAGTGCCGAGAAGTACACCGGGAAGTGCAGCGTCTTGCGGTGGCCGGCGTAGAGGTCGAAGTCGGGGAACAGCCCGCCGAAGGCCGCCGCGGCAACGGCCACGACGCCGACCTCCGGCGCGACGAGGAACACGAGGGTTCCGAGCACGGCCCCTGCGAGGGCGTGCGTAGTTGCCATCATCTGTCCCGGCTAGGCCGTCGGGTTAGATAGGACTGTCGTGTGCCGTGTTGGCACGGATGCCGTCGGCCGCGAGACCGGGTGGCGGCCGCTGACGACGACACAGAGTTTAGCCGCTCGACGACCAACCTCCCGTATGGTCCATCCGCTCTCCGCACGGGGGCAGCTGGCTGCCAGCCGGGTGATGCAGCTCGCCATCGTCGGGATCCTGCTCGTCGGGCTGTGGACCCGAAACGTCGCCGTCGTGGTCAACGCCGCCCTCTCGCTGGCCGTCACGGTGCTACCGGCGGTGCTCGAACGCGACTGGGATATCCCGCTCGACGCCGGGCTGACGCTGTGGCTGACGACGGCCGTCCTCCTGCACGCCATCGGAATGCTCGGGCTGTACAGTTCGGTGCCGTGGTGGGACCATCTCACCCACACGCTCTCGGCGACGGTCGTCGCCGCCGTCGGCTATACGACCGCCCGCGCCATCGACGAACACAGCGACGCCGTCTACTTCCCGCCGCGGTTCCTCTTCGTCTACGTCCTGCTTTTCACCCTCGCACTCGGCGTCTTCTGGGAGGTGCTCGAGTTCGCCGTCCACGGACTGAGCGACGTCGTCGGCATCGACGCCGTGCTCGTCCAGTACAGTCTCGAAGACACGCTCGTCGACCTCGTCTTCGACGCGGTCGGCGCGGTGCTCGTCTCGTTGTTCGGGACGACGACGCTCCGGTCGGCCGTCGACACGCTGACCGCGCGACTCGCGGGCAGTTCGACTGACGAGAGTCGGTGAAGTGACGGGGAAAATCGGGACCTACCTTTTTGTTCCGGCTGACGTATGGACCCCCATGCGATTTGTTATCGTTGGCTACGGTCGGGTCGGGTCGCGGACGGCCCGCATCCTGATGGAGGAGGGTCACGACGTCGTCATCGTCGAGAACGTCCACGAGAAGGTCGAGCGTGCGAGCGAGGCCGGATTCGAGGTCATCGAGGGCGACGGCAGCAACGAGACGGTCTTGGAGAAGGCGGACCTCGACAGTGCGGACGCCATCGGCGGGCTGACCGGCGACCCCAACATCAACTTCGCGGCCTGTATGATCGGCAAGGAACACGGCTGTCGGTCGGTGCTCCGCATCGACGAGGACTACCGCAAGGAGATCTACGAACAGTACGCCGAGGACGTCGACGAGATCATCTACCCCGAACGGCTGGGCGCGGCGGGCGCGAAGACGGCACTCTTGGGTGGCAACTTCAACGCCATCGGCGAGCTGACCCAGCATCTCCAGCTATCGACGGTGACCATCCCGTCGGGGTCGCCCGTCGTCGGCAAGCGGGTCAGCGACATCGAGTTGCCCCAGAGCGCGCGGCTCTACGCCCACGGCCGGGGCCGCGAGCCGATGACGATTCCGTTGCCGGGGACGACCATCGAGGAGGGCGACCACGTTTCGCTCATCCTCGAACAGGAGGCCATCGGTGAGGTGCGGCAGGCACTCATCGGTGCGTGAGGAACAGACCCAGCCGACCCCGGCCCCGAAGCGCGGAGCCGGGAAGTCGGCTGTCGGCCGACAGGGTGGGGGGAGGTCGGCCGTCGGTCGAACAGGGGGTGTCGGGCGCGCGGGGGGTGGGAGGATGGGAACTGAGGCCGTCAGTGCGCGCCCGGTAGACTGGTTTTTCCCGGTTGGTATAAATCCGCGTCAGACGGCTGACCGACGGACGGAGACCGCTTTCGCGGCGGTTTCGACCCGGACGTGCGCCGCGTATCGCCGCGGGCAGAAGCTACTTCGACGCCGGGGGTGAGAACTTCCCATGCACGGCATCGGCCCACCCCTCGTGACACCGTTCACCGAAGACGGCGACGTCGACGACGCCGCCCTCCGCGACCTCGTCGGCTGGGTCGAGGCGCGCGGCGTCGACTTCCTCGTCCCCTGCGGCTCCAACAGCGAAGCCGAACTGATGACCGCCGACGAACGCGCCCGCGTCGTCGAGACCGTCGTCGACGAAGCCTCCGTCCCCGTCCTCGCGGGTACGGGCCATCCGGGCCGTCGCGAGACGCTCCAGCAGACGGAGCGCGCCGCCGACGCCGGTGCCGACGCCGCCCTCGTCATCACGCCGTTCTACTACCACCACACCCACGACGCGCTCGAAGCCTACTACGAGAGCGTCGCCGACGAGTCGCCGCTGCCGGTCTATCTCTACAGCGTCCCCGCCTACACCGACGTCGCGCTCGACCCCGAGCTCGTCGGACGGCTCTCGACACACGGCAACGTCCACGGCATGAAGGATTCCAGCGGGAGCATCGACGCGTTCGTCCGCAGCAAGCGCGCGACGGCCGAGGAGGATTTCGATCTCCTCGTCGGCAGCGGCGGCGTCCTCGCACCCGCACTCGACGCCGGTGGGGCGGGCGGGGTGCTCGCGCTCGCCAACGTTGCCCCCGAGGCCGCGGCGGAGGTCTTCCGTCTGCACCGCGCCGGCGACGACGACGCGGCCCGCGCACTCAACGCCGAGTTGGTCGAGCTGAACCGCGCAGTCACCGCCGAATACAGCGTGCCGGGACTGAAGGCGGCGATGCGGGCGAGAGGCGCGCCCGCCGGACACGTGCGCAGCCCACACCAGCCGGTCGGCGCGGAAACGAGAGAGGAGCTCGAATCGCTCGTCGACCGACTGGAGACGCTCGTCTCGGGCTTTTAAATCACAGTCGCCCGCGTCGCCGTCGCCTTGAACGAGGCGACGACCCTGTCGCCGACGGCGAGCGCGAGCCGTTCGACGCTCTCGACGGTCACGAGTGCCGTGAGCGGCGTCTCCGTCCCGACGTCGAGACCGACGCGGGCGACCGCCTCGCCGCGGTCGAGGCTGGCGACAGTGCCGGAAAAGCGGTTTCGGGCACTCGTGGCACCCTCGTCGGGTGCGTCGTCGGGCGCGTGCAGCGTCACCGCGTCGGCGCGGACGCTCACCTGAACCGTCACGCCCGCGTCCGCGTCAGTGTCCGCGCCAGCGACGAGCGCGCGAAGCGTCCCGGCGGGAGTCTCGACGAGCGCGAGTTCGCCCGTCCGCTCCGTGACGGTGCCCTCGAACACCGTCTCGGCGACCTGTGCCGTCCCCGAGAGCGCGGCCCGGAGCCGGTCGAAACGCGCCAGAAGCTCGCAGGCTCCGTCGGTCAGCTGGCTGCCGCCGCCGCCCGAACCGCCCCGGCGACGTTCGACGAGGGGCCCGAACGCCGACTCCAGCGCTTCGAGCCGGGAGAGCGCGCGCGGTCGCGAGCGGCCCAGCTCCGACGCGGCGGCACTGACCGAGCCGTGGTCGCGGATGGCTCCCAGAAGCGTCGCGTCGTCGGTTCCGAACGTCACGTCGCCAGCGTGTAGCCGTGCCTCGACTCCGGCGTCCATAGCCGGGATGCGCGGCCGGTCGGCAAAACGGTTGTCACACTCCCGTCGGTCGCACGGATTTCCGTCCCGTCGGCCGGGCAGATTTCCGTCTTGTCGGCCGCACGAACCTCCGTCTCGTCGGTCGCACGGACCACCGGACGACGGGCGACGACGCGGTGCGGCAACCGAAAGGGTTTCTCCGTTCCTCGCGCGCTACACTATCGAATGAGTACGGGCACCGGAAACGCGTCGGTCGTCGGCGGGACGTTCGGCCGCAGTGCGGTCGTCCTCGCCGTGTTGACCGTCCAGCTCGTCGCCTTCGCGACCGCGGTGGTGGTCGGCCAGCCGACGCTCTACGTCGCCTTCGCACTCGCCAGCGCCGCCGCCCTCGCCGTCGGCACCGGCGGCGGGTGGCAGGCGGTCCTCGCCGTCGTCGCCGCGACGCTCGTCCTCGTCGGTCTCCTCTCGGTCGTCGGCAGCCTCTGGCTGCTCGTGCTCGGCCCGCCGCTGTTGACGCTCGCGGTCGGCCTGACGGGCCACGAGTGGACCGGCGTCGCCGCCGCGACGCTCGGAACCGTCCTCCTCGTCGCCCTCGGCGTCCCGCTCGGTCTCTTTCTCGCCCGACAGGACCTCGCGCTCGTCGCGGGCGCGGCCGCCGATCCGGCGGTCCGCGAGATGCTCGTGCTGACCGTCTACGCGCCCTTGCTCGCCGCGCTCGCCGCGCTCGTCTTCGGCGTCCCGCTCGCGTATCTCCTCCGTGAGGGCTTCGCGGGGCAAGCACTCGTCGAGAGCCTCGTCGACCTGCCGCTCGTCGTCCCCCACTCCGTCGCGGGCATCGTCGTCCTGTTCGGCTTCGGCCGCGGCGCGGCGTTCCCGGACGTCCGCGTGCTCGGGACGCTGACCGGCATCGTCCTCGCGCTGACGTTCGTCAGCGTCCCCTTCGCGGTCAACGCCGCCCGCGAGGCCTTCGAGACGGTCGACACCCGACTGGAGTACGCCGCCCGCGCGCACGGCGCGAGTCGGCTCTCCGCGTTCCTCAGGGTCACCCTCCCACTGTCGGCCCGCGGGGTCCTGACCGGCGGCGTGCTGGCGTGGGCGCGGGCCGTCTCGGAGTTCGGTGCCGTCGCCGTCGTCGCCTACACCGTCCGCGACTACGTCTCGCCCGTGACCCTCCGCGAGACGACGACCCAACACGCCCCGGTGTTCATCTACAACACCTACACAAGCCAGGGGCTGCCCGAGAGCGGGGCCGTCGCGACGCTCCTGCTCGGTCTCTCGGCGGGCATCTTCCTGCTCGTCCGGTGGCTCGCCTACGACGACGGAGGGATACTGTGAGCCTCGCTGTCGACGTGCGGGCGACGTTCACCGCCGACGGCACCGAGCCGTTCACCGTCGACGTCGCACTCGACGTCCGGCCGGGCGAGACGCTCGTCGTCCTCGGTCCCAGCGGGAGCGGCAAATCGCTCCTCCTGGAGACGGTCGCGGGCTTTCACGCCCACGAGGGGACCGTGACGCACGACGGCAGCGATCTGACCGGCACCGAACCCGAAGCACGCGGCTTCGGCTTCGTCTTTCAGGACTACGCGCTCTTTCCGCATCTCACCGTCCGCGAGAACGTCGCCTTCGGGGCGCGCTACCACGAGGACACGCGGGACCCCGACGAACTGCTCGCCGAGTTGGGCGTCGGCCAGCTCGCCGACCGCACCCCGAAGACGCTCTCGGGCGGCGAGAAACAGCGCGTCGCGCTCGCCCGCTCGCTGGCCATCCGCCCGGCCGCGCTGCTCCTCGACGAGCCGCTGTCGGCACTCGACGTGCCGACCCGGCAGACGCTCCGGACCGACCTCGCGCGCATCGTCGCCGACGTGACGGCCGTCTACGTCACCCACGACCGGACGACTGCGCGGGCACTCGCCGACCGCATCGCCGTCATGCGCGACGGCGAACTCGTGCAGGTCGACACGCCAGAGG from Halogranum gelatinilyticum encodes the following:
- a CDS encoding glycosyltransferase, coding for MDVSQLLSTFTFTSVQAAAIFFGVIWTTVNFYTYTPILKYGTDRLVERVTGRSHATSVDPQSVPQSEWPTVEVFISAYDEAAVIEQAIRSTLATEYPSEKRTVTVLTEPGDDETNAVVSSLREELEFVHRVVPEGYPGSPNKPRALNYGFAFSDAEVIGVIDAEDVVGETLLSQAAVTISAGKPDFVHGVLDMVNENDGWLNLLFRAEYGYWFRLVAPGFVASGFDIPLPGTTCFFDREVLTEVAARRVERLGETWTEEARTQARELGIGAVKPWDPTNVTEDFEIGLILSSYGFDAGYVPAVTREESPLELNDWIEQRTRWQKGKVFTFLRYRKSLPKGINHKFHFLYQSLLPHLGPINISAVVIIFILSRLLAYEPLPIVRIVLSLGLAFMVIAAGATLVGYWLASDAPRRTRLRRSVIVAVGLFPYWVLQWGADLRALHRTYLGRFHWEHTTHLGRNLTESITESRRDTEFDPTYTLDGLHRELLLAVVLVGAVLLRLPRLGTQSLWTDEIYSVAVRASLSVPDLLVMPQDPHPPLYYLLLRGWMTVFGTSPGAVRAFSVLCSVAAVYVAYSLATRLFDDRTGLVVAALLAVSVFHIHVGRTARMYALFVFLTTVSWYSLLDVRTGSLLQRAGYAVATAAVLYVHVFGVFVVAAQWAYLAVSAPPSGDRGPERRAVAGVGVLSLPLVYLFGQVVYRMATSTGPSLDWIPAPTADLLSRIGLLYAGYPEIYPILGGSVETRMIATVVAVLFLVAIAFSIFEYDGENGFELSPPRANAQMLALAVVPIGGPLLVSLLYEPVLVPRYTIPATVGVFVLVANGLTNVPVRSGRIATVAVVLVGLLAMGGVYHSTDSFEDWQGAANAIETEASDTDAIVYQPQWTDTDVEYYYDGPALTSYRLPPDDGDLSAADRGRLREVVTTHEQFWYVQYGAPYDAPTSRWLRENAAQESVQEFGIVTVYRFTVPEEPDRTQGVSETPRTGES
- a CDS encoding response regulator is translated as MFSQQDAPITVLHVDDDEAFLDLSKATLEVHEELVVETETDAEAALERLRDGGIDCVVSDYQMDEMDGLAFLTALREFDSDLPVVFFTGHGSERVAAEAIHAGVTDYLQKGTDKAFLFLRNRVQTLVANDRAARAAQEAEARVRQLYERISDGFLAVDADWTVTYLNSPAETLFDCTADDVVGRPLGETLPALTERAFGAGLRAAVDDGESRTFEAHYPPLDRWISVVAYPADDGVSLFARDITEYKRAETKVEEMRNRVDTAESQFRTLREKVSRPAAPFR
- a CDS encoding metal-dependent hydrolase codes for the protein MMATTHALAGAVLGTLVFLVAPEVGVVAVAAAAFGGLFPDFDLYAGHRKTLHFPVYFSALAVPATVLALAVPTTLSVAVALFLAGAALHSVMDAFGGGLELKPWQGTSDRAVYDHFRGRWVPPRRWIRYDGAPEDLLLAGTFAALPLAVFDGPVQSAVVVALAVSAVYALLRKPLVAVAERVVAALPTHVLDRLPERFVEDFR
- a CDS encoding potassium channel family protein; amino-acid sequence: MRFVIVGYGRVGSRTARILMEEGHDVVIVENVHEKVERASEAGFEVIEGDGSNETVLEKADLDSADAIGGLTGDPNINFAACMIGKEHGCRSVLRIDEDYRKEIYEQYAEDVDEIIYPERLGAAGAKTALLGGNFNAIGELTQHLQLSTVTIPSGSPVVGKRVSDIELPQSARLYAHGRGREPMTIPLPGTTIEEGDHVSLILEQEAIGEVRQALIGA
- a CDS encoding dihydrodipicolinate synthase family protein, which gives rise to MHGIGPPLVTPFTEDGDVDDAALRDLVGWVEARGVDFLVPCGSNSEAELMTADERARVVETVVDEASVPVLAGTGHPGRRETLQQTERAADAGADAALVITPFYYHHTHDALEAYYESVADESPLPVYLYSVPAYTDVALDPELVGRLSTHGNVHGMKDSSGSIDAFVRSKRATAEEDFDLLVGSGGVLAPALDAGGAGGVLALANVAPEAAAEVFRLHRAGDDDAARALNAELVELNRAVTAEYSVPGLKAAMRARGAPAGHVRSPHQPVGAETREELESLVDRLETLVSGF
- a CDS encoding TOBE domain-containing protein, with the protein product MDAGVEARLHAGDVTFGTDDATLLGAIRDHGSVSAAASELGRSRPRALSRLEALESAFGPLVERRRGGSGGGGSQLTDGACELLARFDRLRAALSGTAQVAETVFEGTVTERTGELALVETPAGTLRALVAGADTDADAGVTVQVSVRADAVTLHAPDDAPDEGATSARNRFSGTVASLDRGEAVARVGLDVGTETPLTALVTVESVERLALAVGDRVVASFKATATRATVI
- a CDS encoding ABC transporter permease; this encodes MSTGTGNASVVGGTFGRSAVVLAVLTVQLVAFATAVVVGQPTLYVAFALASAAALAVGTGGGWQAVLAVVAATLVLVGLLSVVGSLWLLVLGPPLLTLAVGLTGHEWTGVAAATLGTVLLVALGVPLGLFLARQDLALVAGAAADPAVREMLVLTVYAPLLAALAALVFGVPLAYLLREGFAGQALVESLVDLPLVVPHSVAGIVVLFGFGRGAAFPDVRVLGTLTGIVLALTFVSVPFAVNAAREAFETVDTRLEYAARAHGASRLSAFLRVTLPLSARGVLTGGVLAWARAVSEFGAVAVVAYTVRDYVSPVTLRETTTQHAPVFIYNTYTSQGLPESGAVATLLLGLSAGIFLLVRWLAYDDGGIL
- a CDS encoding ABC transporter ATP-binding protein — protein: MSLAVDVRATFTADGTEPFTVDVALDVRPGETLVVLGPSGSGKSLLLETVAGFHAHEGTVTHDGSDLTGTEPEARGFGFVFQDYALFPHLTVRENVAFGARYHEDTRDPDELLAELGVGQLADRTPKTLSGGEKQRVALARSLAIRPAALLLDEPLSALDVPTRQTLRTDLARIVADVTAVYVTHDRTTARALADRIAVMRDGELVQVDTPEEVFESPASPFVARFTGSNVVAGDALDALASVDGLGGDWGQFAIRPEHVVVGDAADTTNTTDTTDTTDITDTTDTEATVERVVREDAAFRVTLALGSGGDEATVDAFVSTPPAVGETVGLRFPPEHVTRFRDE